DNA from Eucalyptus grandis isolate ANBG69807.140 chromosome 5, ASM1654582v1, whole genome shotgun sequence:
GTGACCCTTTGCGGGGCGGAGGTGGGTTTTGTAGCATTCTCTCCTTCTGGaaatcccttttcttttgcccaTCCATCCATTGATGCAGTCGCCAATCGGTTCCTCAACCGAAACCCTTCGCCCAACAATAGTTCTCAAGCTTTGGTCGAGTCCTATCGGCAGGCCAAATGTAAGGAGCTCAACCAACAGCATGATGAGCTCTACAATCAAATCAAAGCTGAGAAGGCACAAGGCAAAGCGTTGAAGCAACTGACCAAAGGAAAAAGCGATGCGGCATGGTGGGAAGCTCCCATCGAAGAGCTCAATCGGGAAGAACTCTACCAAATGAAGGGGCGAATGGAGGAGCTTAAGCGGAGCTTGAGGAGGTCGATCAATCAAAAGACTCAAGGAGAGGCATCCGGATCCTCTCAAGGGCAGGAGTTGGAGAAATAATTCCACATTTCAAAAGTGGACAacattttttccttatttataagattttttttctgttcaagaaaaatattttctcaaagttaatattttccgtgaaacgaatgccgaaaatccaaaaaacattttccaaaatttatttttcacgaaatgaaCGGAGCCTTAATATTCATCGGTTTTTCCTAAAGAGACCAAGCCTTATGTTggaaatataatttgataacttAGGAAATACCATCCTGAGTATcaatgattgatttatttagtCGGTAATTGACTTGGTAAAATAGGAATTAGAATCgatgtatattttcttttattcctttcctGTTTTACTCTTTGCCCTTTGTATTACAAATAGTGTAATCAGCATGTACAACAGTAATATACAGAAATACAAAAGCTCCAGTTTCCTCTCCACCTTATTTTCtatcatggtatcagagcaacagATTCTAGCCTAAGCTTCCGCATCTTCGTTGCCCTTCGGTTCTTTTCTGGTCTGTTGTTGCGACATCAACTCTACAAAACAAACCAGCCACCGAATAGGAATTTCTTctctgctctttttttttttttttttaaaaaaaccttGATAAAATCATCCAATGGAGGAAACCTCCAACTCACCTCACCAAGCCTCAGATCCAGAACCAGTCGACCCGATAGAAGAAGGAGCGATACCTGCTCGATCATCAATTATTGCTTCGTCGGTACCTCCTCAGCCATCTGTTACGGCGCCACCTGCTTCGTTCCAAATGCATGGACCAATTCAGTGGCCTCATCTCGGCTGGTACCCTATTCAAGGCCAATGGGCCATTTGGTCGAGCAATGTATGGGCTCAACGAGCTTACTGGAGAGGAAAATGGAATGGGCTCGGAATCGACCCGAAGGACGTGGATCTTCTCGGGAAAACTATCCAAACGACGGGTCGTGCTGGACAAGAACGGGTCCTGAATCTGGATCCATCCCAATGGATCCCTACCCGATTCCACAACCCGGTTTCCAAACTGGTTTTCTGCCCTACGCATTTCCGTTCAACGGTGGCCGTCCCAAGCCCGGAGATCCCCTTCACACGACAACGGCCGACGAACCGGAGCTCCGACTTATCAACATGCAGCTCATCGGACAGGACAACTACAACACCTGGGCTCAGGACCTCCGGCGAGCACTCGTAACGAAGGACAAGGATGGTTTCCTTGATGGCACCGTCCCCTATCCAACCGACGAACGAATGCAACGTTTCTAGAAAAAAATGCAACCAATTAGTCCGTACTGGATCAGAAATTGTCTCGCTCCAAACGTTGCAGCTGGGCTACCGCCAATCGAGGACTCCAAGACCTTTTGGGCAAACATCCGAGAGATGTATGGACGTCTCAATCCGACGAAGCTCTTTACCATTACCCAGGCTATCTCGGAGCTGAAACAAAACAATCAATCGGTCACTACCTGCTTTAATCGGCTTCTCGGCTCTTTGGAATGAGCTCAAGGCAGCGGAGGAACGACTCGAGGGTCCCGAAGAAACGCTGAAACAGTACCAGAAAATTAAGGAACGGGAGAGTGTGACTTGGTTTCTACTTATCTTGAACGATACGTACTCACCTTTTCGATCGCAGATCTTGGCGATGGACCCGTTACCTTCGCTCGGCCGGATCTACCAACTGGTGGTCCAAGAGGAAAGCCAGCAGCAAGCCGCAACCAAGCACGGCAGAGTCGGCGAATAAGTCGCCCTTGCTGCCTTCCAAACGAACTTCAGATTTGGAGAGACGCCACACTGTGTCCATGGCAGTCACAGCATGGCTGGAGGAGTCGAGAGCTTCGCACAAGAAGGGGGCGGACACGGACGTTTTGGGACGATGATTGGGGTAGGTGGAAACCCTACAATCAACGGCTGGGATGGAAGCAAATTGGACGGCTACGGTTTGATCCGCCCATCAGCATCCAACGGTCCACATCAGAAGAGATCGGACGGTCCTTATCTAATCGCCGGCCCAAGCGAATCCAACACCCTTTATTTGGCCACGACAGCACCCGCATATAGGGCATCCGGAGGCTCACAAAATGCCACATCATCCACCAAAAATACTGggcaaaatcaaaaattaaggGTAAATACTGTGAATATTGTAGACGTCCTCATCATCCTATTGATAtgtgctggaaattacatggaaaaccaggtgataagaaggaaaaagatgTTGCTGCTTACCAGGTTTCAACACGAAGGACTGATGgagcaaatcaaataattacCTAAGATCAGTATCAGAATATAATGAAAGCATTAAATCAGCTGGCAACAAATGATAAGGCTGCGAATTTTTCAAGTATTTCTTTATACAAGGAAAATTCAATATCAGTTGATGCATGGATAGTTGATTTGGGTGCTAGTGATCATATAGTTTGCAATGAACGGTCATTTACTAATATTCAAAAGATGCCACATTCTTCGGTATATGTACGCCCCCCAATGGAAATACCACTCATGTTACCAAAATTGGTACTATCCAACTTAGTCCAGATATTATTCTCAAAAATGTTCTATTCATTCCTGATTTTGAGTTCAATCTCTTATCAGTCTCAAAAGCTTGTGAGGATAATTCTTGTCGTGCCATATTCAATCGCAATGATTACTTCTTTCAGGACCTTTTGACTGGCAGCCccgatgggcttgggtagtgtTGCAGAAGGGCTATATTTTTGGATTGATCCCCAAAGGAATTTCAAATTACTCAATAAAAGCATTTCTTGTAATGTCATTGCGAGTaataaaaatcttatttttcatCAATGCTTGGGTCATACTACAAAATTCCCTTATTCTAAAtgtccaatctacccattggcaAAACAGTCTCAAACACATTATCCAGTTAGCACATCTAGATCCACCAGTGCTTTCTCTTTACTTTATTTGGATATTTGGGGACCCTACCACACTCCACATCGTGATGGGTCTCGATTTTTCTTGACCATTGTTGATGACTATACTCGAGCTACTTGGGTTTTCCTTATGCAATCCAAAAGTCAGACTTTTTCAACACTGTCGAATTTTCTATCtctcattaaaaatcaattcgacaGACCTGTCCAGAAAATTCGTACGGATAATGGACGTGAGTTCTTTTCTGCGGAATGTGAATCATTCTTGTCTTCACGAGGTATTCTACATGAGAGTTCATGTAATTATACACCCCAACAAAATGGGATTGTCGAAAGAAAACATCGTCACCCCTTAGAGGTAGCTCGAGCCCTAAAATATCAAGCTTCCATACCTGAAGAATTTTGGGGTGATTGTGTAATCACAACAGCTTATTTGATCAATCGCATGCCGACTAGAATTCTTAATGGGCGGACTCCTTTTGAATTACTTTATGGAAAGCAACCAATAATTGATCATCTTCGAGTTTTCGGATGTTTCTATTATGCGGCGAATCTGGGCCACCGAAGTAAAATGGATCCTCATGCCATTCGGTGTGTTTTTATGGGATATCCTACATTGCAAAAAGGCTATTGGGTCATGGAAATCTCTACGGGGCATTTTTTTGTTAGCAAGGATGTTGTCTTCcaagaagatatttttccttttcaagaaaCTACGTCGATGTCTTCCATTCCAGAGTCAGATCATCGACCTTTCTTATCAGAAGACGATCTCACTGTTCAGAATCAGTATATATTTATTGCACCAAAACAACATATGCCCGATGATTCAAATCGAGCAATCGACTCACCAATTTCTTCACCTGAGGAAGATACTTCATCAAATTCTTTAGTGACCTCTTCGCCGATGATCCACCAGAATCCGTCTCCTGTAATATCAGAAGAAACCAGAATTGAGCAGCCTTGGCATTATGGACGTCACATTAGACCTCCTACATGGACAAATGATTATATATGTCCTACGTTGGATTGTCTAGGTACGCAGTACCCAGTATCATCTTATGTTTCATTTAGTAGACTGTTATCAGAACACATGTGCCGCATTAGTAGAATTTCGGAAGAACAGGAACCATCATCGTACTCTGAAGCAGCACATGATCTTAAATGGCAGCATGCTATGGAAGCTGAACTCAAGGCTCTCAATGAGAATCAGACTTGGGACATTGTTCCATTACCAGCAGGAAGAAAACCTATTagctgcaaatgggtttataaaatcaaatttaaagccGATGAAACCGTTGAACGATACAAGGCCCGTTTAGTTGCAAAAGGGTTCACGCAACGAGAAGGctttgattatcatgaaacattctctcTTGTGGCAAAAGAAGTCAATGTTCGTTCTTTCTTATCCATTGCTACTTTTCGCAATTGGCCGCTGCATCAAATTGATGTTAATaatgctttcttacatggaGATCTAGATGAAGAGATTTACATGGAGCTTCCATAGGGATTACGCAGATAGGGGGAGTCTCGTGtgtgtcgtctccgcaaatccctgTATGGACTCAAACAGGCttctagacaatggtatgctaAGTTCACTGCTACTTTAACCAACATAGGTTTTCAGCATTCCAGACACGATTATGCCTTGTTCACATGGACTGAAGGTACGTCATCAATCTATCttttaatatatgttgatgacattcttATCATGGGGAATAATGAACTGTCTATTGCAAAATTCAAAAGCTATCTCCATTCCACTTTCCATATCAAAGACTTGGGATCTCCTAAGTATTTTCTAGGCATTGAGATAGCTCGGTCTGACAGAGGAATATCTCTCAGCCAAAGAAAGTTCATTTTGGAAATAGTCTCTGAAGCAGGATTATCAGGATGCAAACCGGCAGTTATTCCGATTGAACATAATACAAGGTTTATGACACATGAGTATGATTCGACCTCATCTTCTCTCATTGAAGATTCGTTACTTGAAGATCCATCAATATACCAACAACTTGTTGGGAAACTGATTTATCTCACGATAACAAAACCGGATATATGCTATGCTGTGCAAATactcagtcaattcatgcacaaaCCAAAGCAGTCTCATATGAATGCAGCCTTGAAAGTGGTGAAATACTTGAAGGGATGCGCAGgacttggaatttttctatctcgAGATTGCGACATGAAAATGATGGCATATTGTGATACGGATTATGCCACTTGTCCAATGACGAGAAGATCCATCACTAGTTTTTGTATCAAATTTGGGAAGTCTCTTATCTCgtggaaaacaaaaaagcagTCAACCGTATCACTATCATCACCAGAATCAGAATATCGAGCTATGGCAAACACTGTTTCCGAAATAATCTGGATACGAGGATTACTTGCGGATCTTGGAGTACAAGTGGATGGACCCACTAAATTATTCTGTGACAATGATGCTGCACTCAAGTTAGCAGCCAATCCAATGTTTCATGAAAGGACTAAGCATATAGAGgtcgattgtcatttcactcgagacaagatttgagaatggATCATTACAACAAGAGGAATGGGAACTACGAAGCAACCTGCGGACATTTTTACCAAGCCATTATGccaaagacaacatgcatatctattaAGCAAGCTTGGTGACCTCGATATATATAgaccaccagcttgagggggaatgttggaaatataatttgataacttAGGAAATACTATCCTGAGTATcaatgattgatttatttagtCGATAACTGACTTGGTAAAATAGGAATTAGAATCgatgtatatttcttttattcatttcctATTTT
Protein-coding regions in this window:
- the LOC120293890 gene encoding agamous-like MADS-box protein AGL61; translated protein: MAGRQTGENPRPGMKQIENESSRLITFSKRKSSINKKAKELVTLCGAEVGFVAFSPSGNPFSFAHPSIDAVANRFLNRNPSPNNSSQALVESYRQAKCKELNQQHDELYNQIKAEKAQGKALKQLTKGKSDAAWWEAPIEELNREELYQMKGRMEELKRSLRRSINQKTQGEASGSSQGQELEK